The genome window GCTCCGTCGCACACCAGCGGTTCATCCCCGAGCAATGCGGCACGCGCTACGAGATTGAAGAGGTGCACGACAACTTCAACCACTTCACCCGGCTGCTCTTCTGGCTCGATGATGCGCAGGAAGACTATGTGACCGCCTTCGTCGACGAGATCGAAGGGCACCCGCCCCGCGCCATCAAGTTGCAGGTGCAGGACATGTTGCTCTCCCGCCTCGCAGGCTGGATGGTGAGGAATGATCTCGCCGGGCCGAACGCGGGCAAAAACTAGGCCGCCCGCACCGCAAAACCGCGCTCCAGCGCAATCAGCCGCTCCTTGCGCCACAGCCCGCCGCCGTATCCGGTCAGGCTGCCATCGGCACCGATGACCCGGTGGCAGGGGATGATCAGCGCAAGCTGGTTGGCCCCGTTGGCCCGTGCCACGGCCCGCACCGCCTGCGGCCTGCCAATCGCCTCGGCCACCTGACTGTAGCTGCGGGTCTGCCCCGCCGGGATCTCGCGCAGCGCGGCCCAGACCGCGCGGGTGAACTCCGAGCCGTGCAGCGCCAGCGGCGTGCCGAACTCCGCGCTCTGCCCGGCAAAGTAGCGCCCCAGTTCCGCCGCCACCTGCTCGGTCGGGGCCGGGCGGCCAAAGCCGAGCGATCCCTTGGCCTGCGCGTGCAGCCGTTGCAGCTCTCGCGGCAGGGCCTTGCGCCCGACGAACTCCAGTAGGTGCAGCGCCCGCGCATCGCTGACCGCGACCATCGGCCCGAGGGCCGTGTCGATCCAGTCGGCCATCAGCAGCGGGCGCCTGTCGAACGCGCCCGGCGCCACGCCCAGCATCCGCCCGAAGGCGGCGCGAAAGGCCGAGGCGCTCTCGAACCCGGCGTCGATCTGCGCCTCGATCACCTTGCCGCCCTCGCCCAGCACCTCCAGCCCGGCAAGCAGACGCCGCTGCCGGGCCATCTCCAGAAAGGTGGTGCCAAAGGCCCGCTTGAAGGCACGGCGCACCGTCGAAGGGTCAAACCCCTCGGCCGCCACATCGGCCTCGCTCCAGCGCCGCGCCGGATCGGCGGCCAGTGCCTCCAGCAGCGCGGTCACGGTTGGCTCATCGGTCAGGGCCTTCAGCGGCTTGCAGCGCTTGCAGGCGCGATAACCCGCTTCGATGCAAGCCTGCGCCGTCTCGCGAAACTCGCAGTTCTCCCGCAGCGGCTTGCGCGCCGGGCAGGTCAGGCGGCAGAAAATCCCGGTCGAGCGCACGCAAACCAGCGCCCGCCCTTCATAGCTCCCGTCACGCGCGACAAGGGCGGCATAGAGCGTGTCATCATCTGGCAATCTGAACAACATGGCCCCAGCCTAGCCCGCGTGCGTGGCGCCCGCAGCCGGAAATCGGGCGCCTATTTTCATCCCTGCGGCAAAGCGGCACTCTGTCTCGACGCCCTGTGCCGTTAACCTACCTTCGAACCGAACCGAAACAGACATCCAAGAGACCCATGTTCGAAGCCTTCGACGCCGTCTTCCTGGCCCGCCTGCAATTCGCCTTCACGGTGTCATTCCACTTCCTGTTCCCGGCCTTCACCATCGGCCTGGCCTCCTACCTTGCGGTGCTCAACGCACTCTGGCTCTGGACCAAACAGGAACGCTTCCTCAACCTCTTCCGTTACTGGGTGAAGATCTTTGCCCTCGCCTTCGCCATGGGCGTCGTTTCGGGCATCGTCATGAGCTACCAGTTCGGCACCAACTGGTCGGTCTTCTCCGACCGTGCCGGGCCGGTGATCGGCGCGCCGATGGCCTACGAGGTGCTCTCGGCCTTCTTCCTCGAAGCGGGCTTCCTCGGCATCATGCTGTTCGGTCGCGACCGGGTGGGGCCGGGGCTGCACATGGCGGCCACGGGCATGGTGGCGCTCGGCACCTTCTTTTCGGCCTTCTGGATCCTGTCGGTGAATTCGTGGATGCACACGCCCGCAGGCTTCGAGATCGACGCCGAAACGGGGCAGTTCCTGCCGACCGACTTCTGGCAGGTCATCTTCAACCCTTCCTTCCCCTACCGGCTCGCCCACACCGTCACGGCGGCCTATCTGACCACCGCGTTCATCGTCGGCGGCGTCGGGGCCTTTCACCTGCTGCGCCACCGCAGACGGGGCGAGCTGGCCAGCAACGAGAGCCGCACCATGTTCTCGATGGCCATGTGGATGGCCGCCATCGTCGCGCCGATCCAGATCTTCCTCGGCGATGCCCACGGGCTGAACACGCTGGAGCACCAGCCGGTGAAGGTCATGGCGATGGAAGGCCACTACGAAAGCCACCCTGACGGCGCCCCGCTCTACCTCTTCGGCTGGCCCAATGACGAGACGCAAACGCTCGACTACGCCGTGGGCATCCCCAAGCTGTCGTCGTTGATCCTCAAGCACAGCCTCGATGCCCCGCTCGACGGCCTCGATACCGTGCCGGACGAAGACCAGCCGCCCGTGTTCATCGTGTTCTGGGCCTTC of Oceanicola sp. 502str15 contains these proteins:
- a CDS encoding bifunctional transcriptional activator/DNA repair enzyme AdaA, with translation MLFRLPDDDTLYAALVARDGSYEGRALVCVRSTGIFCRLTCPARKPLRENCEFRETAQACIEAGYRACKRCKPLKALTDEPTVTALLEALAADPARRWSEADVAAEGFDPSTVRRAFKRAFGTTFLEMARQRRLLAGLEVLGEGGKVIEAQIDAGFESASAFRAAFGRMLGVAPGAFDRRPLLMADWIDTALGPMVAVSDARALHLLEFVGRKALPRELQRLHAQAKGSLGFGRPAPTEQVAAELGRYFAGQSAEFGTPLALHGSEFTRAVWAALREIPAGQTRSYSQVAEAIGRPQAVRAVARANGANQLALIIPCHRVIGADGSLTGYGGGLWRKERLIALERGFAVRAA
- a CDS encoding cytochrome ubiquinol oxidase subunit I, with product MFEAFDAVFLARLQFAFTVSFHFLFPAFTIGLASYLAVLNALWLWTKQERFLNLFRYWVKIFALAFAMGVVSGIVMSYQFGTNWSVFSDRAGPVIGAPMAYEVLSAFFLEAGFLGIMLFGRDRVGPGLHMAATGMVALGTFFSAFWILSVNSWMHTPAGFEIDAETGQFLPTDFWQVIFNPSFPYRLAHTVTAAYLTTAFIVGGVGAFHLLRHRRRGELASNESRTMFSMAMWMAAIVAPIQIFLGDAHGLNTLEHQPVKVMAMEGHYESHPDGAPLYLFGWPNDETQTLDYAVGIPKLSSLILKHSLDAPLDGLDTVPDEDQPPVFIVFWAFRIMVAIGFAMLGIGLWSLFARVRGRLFDWPMLHRAAMLMGPSGLIAVLAGWVTTEVGRQPFTVYGLLRTADSAAPLAAPAVGASLVAFIVVYFAVFGAGTWYILRLMGHEPSPAEPRLKDVATGPTRAAGRSPVPDAPKEE